A genome region from Alkalimarinus coralli includes the following:
- a CDS encoding SDR family NAD(P)-dependent oxidoreductase, whose translation MSRKQDSKAIWIVGASSGIGEALFRKIDAPGVTVFISARNSAALESLAQSAKGEVVALPLDITDQRSVQHAADEITNQVGHIDQVIVNAGTCEYINSDKVDMGAMRRVMDTNFWGALNIINASLPLLRAFLRNKPGGQPQLAIMSSSVTYQPLPRAGAYGASKAALRYFAESLKLDLQHEGIDIRVISPGFVKTPLTDKNDFDMPFMIDADEAAERIVNGLSSRRFDVHFPSRFTRILKMISLLPDRIRFKLVGKASRHTDTGNTDTVHTHDA comes from the coding sequence ATGAGCCGCAAGCAGGATTCAAAAGCAATATGGATAGTAGGAGCATCTTCAGGGATTGGCGAGGCGTTATTTCGTAAGATCGACGCCCCAGGCGTTACGGTGTTCATCAGTGCAAGAAATAGTGCAGCGTTAGAGTCGTTGGCACAGTCAGCTAAAGGCGAGGTGGTTGCACTGCCTTTGGATATTACAGATCAGCGTTCGGTACAACATGCCGCAGATGAGATAACTAACCAAGTCGGCCATATTGATCAAGTAATTGTGAACGCCGGCACCTGCGAATATATCAATTCAGATAAGGTTGATATGGGCGCGATGCGACGTGTAATGGATACCAACTTCTGGGGCGCGCTGAATATTATTAATGCATCGTTGCCGCTGCTAAGAGCGTTCTTGAGAAACAAACCGGGTGGTCAGCCCCAGCTGGCAATTATGTCTAGCAGTGTCACGTACCAGCCGCTACCGAGGGCGGGTGCCTACGGCGCATCAAAAGCGGCATTAAGGTATTTTGCAGAATCATTGAAGCTCGACCTGCAGCATGAAGGAATCGATATCAGGGTGATCAGTCCTGGTTTTGTCAAAACCCCGCTAACAGACAAAAATGATTTTGATATGCCGTTTATGATCGATGCTGATGAAGCGGCAGAAAGAATTGTTAACGGTCTAAGCAGCCGCCGTTTTGATGTTCACTTCCCATCCCGCTTTACACGCATCTTAAAAATGATCTCTCTATTGCCAGATAGAATTCGATTCAAATTGGTGGGTAAGGCTTCTCGCCATACTGACACGGGAAATACCGACACAGTGCACACACATGATGCGTGA
- a CDS encoding nuclear transport factor 2 family protein — MPSSPKVKNSSNASPKKRSGKRATSDQLMGAPAKANLEIVENFKSLFLQLNASNCQSNIVDDVYRSDVIFQDSFHRIEGVSELKTYFSALYQNLKSSEFVFHDQWVADGSAMITWTMHYSHRRLNRGKKISVEGATELRFSEKVYSHKDYFDGGRLLYEHVPVLGTAIKQLKKYMAD; from the coding sequence ATGCCGAGTTCACCAAAAGTGAAAAACTCGTCTAATGCGAGCCCCAAAAAGCGTTCGGGTAAACGAGCTACTAGCGATCAGTTGATGGGTGCACCTGCTAAGGCAAATTTGGAAATAGTTGAGAATTTTAAGTCGCTATTCCTGCAACTTAATGCAAGCAACTGTCAAAGCAATATTGTTGATGATGTTTATCGCTCTGATGTGATTTTTCAGGACAGCTTTCATCGCATAGAAGGTGTGAGCGAATTGAAAACATACTTTAGCGCGTTGTATCAAAACTTAAAGAGCAGTGAGTTTGTATTTCACGATCAGTGGGTTGCAGATGGCAGTGCAATGATTACATGGACAATGCACTACTCTCATCGGAGGCTCAATCGCGGCAAAAAAATCAGCGTTGAGGGCGCGACTGAACTTAGGTTTAGCGAGAAAGTTTACTCACATAAAGATTACTTCGACGGCGGTCGCTTACTGTACGAACATGTCCCTGTTTTAGGTACCGCTATCAAACAGCTCAAGAAATACATGGCGGATTAG
- a CDS encoding acyl-CoA desaturase — protein MNTQPFSTTQSKSVLSNIVRWFDSEGAITGDDTAQSSQRQINWLRCMPFVIVHLACVGVIWTGWSVTAVVFCLAFFWIRMFAVTAFYHRLFSHRSFKTNRVWQFVFAVIGNSACQRGPLWWASHHRKHHKHSDQEPDLHSPVKHGFWYSHIGWFMSEAGFKTDYSVIKDLARFPELRFLNRFDILVPAIFAVLIYCLGEMIAFYWPQSGTNGWQLLVWGFFVSTTILFHATFTINSLGHVWGSRRFKTKDQSRNNPWLAMLTLGEGWHNNHHRFAVSARQGFYWWEVDISYYVLKILSYLGVVSDLNPVPLRILEEGRAKTTSANPAGDQEEK, from the coding sequence ATGAATACTCAACCATTTTCAACCACTCAGAGCAAGAGCGTGCTAAGTAATATCGTTCGCTGGTTTGACTCGGAGGGAGCCATCACAGGCGATGATACAGCCCAAAGTAGTCAGCGGCAGATAAACTGGCTTAGGTGTATGCCCTTCGTGATTGTCCATCTGGCCTGTGTGGGGGTTATCTGGACAGGGTGGAGTGTGACGGCGGTAGTATTTTGCTTGGCATTTTTTTGGATAAGAATGTTCGCTGTGACTGCCTTTTACCATCGTCTGTTCTCTCATCGTAGCTTTAAAACCAATCGAGTATGGCAGTTTGTTTTTGCGGTAATTGGCAATTCTGCGTGCCAAAGAGGGCCGCTCTGGTGGGCCTCACATCACCGAAAACACCACAAACACTCCGACCAGGAGCCAGACCTTCATTCGCCGGTCAAACACGGATTCTGGTACAGCCATATAGGGTGGTTTATGTCAGAAGCGGGGTTTAAAACAGATTATTCGGTGATAAAAGATTTAGCCCGCTTCCCTGAGCTGAGGTTTCTCAACCGGTTTGATATTTTAGTGCCTGCTATTTTTGCTGTGCTTATCTACTGTTTAGGCGAGATGATCGCATTTTACTGGCCGCAATCAGGTACCAATGGATGGCAATTACTGGTGTGGGGCTTCTTTGTCTCAACCACCATTTTGTTTCATGCCACCTTTACCATTAACTCTCTCGGTCACGTATGGGGCTCCCGACGCTTCAAAACCAAAGACCAGAGTCGCAACAATCCCTGGCTTGCCATGCTGACGTTAGGTGAGGGGTGGCACAATAATCACCATCGGTTTGCGGTTTCCGCCAGACAGGGGTTCTATTGGTGGGAAGTTGATATTTCGTACTACGTTTTAAAAATATTAAGTTATCTCGGTGTGGTGAGTGATCTTAATCCTGTTCCGCTACGTATATTAGAGGAAGGCAGGGCAAAAACGACATCCGCTAATCCAGCAGGCGACCAAGAGGAGAAGTGA
- the phrB gene encoding deoxyribodipyrimidine photo-lyase, translating into MHNLVWFRSDLRVYDNPALTAAMSRGSVVAVYLLAQDQWDQHSVSPAKRSLIVNQLKALADDLAELNVPLKVVDCGSFAEFSGVLSEQACTLGVEAVYFNNEYEVNEKQCAAEVTDKLASINVKTFDFHDSCMIQPGKIRTQQGECYKVYSAFKRAFIARHTYEARPILNRPKKQDYIDIITDLAALNEVDVDSKWSELWPAGEDYAHDRLNRFVEHSIRQYDRQRDIPSIEGTSQLSPYLAVGAITTTQCMQAALSLNEGKLDDGQPGVSAWINELIWREFYRHLLDEYPHLCKFKPFKEETDRLPWKHDTALFKAWVDGQTGYPIVDAAMRQLAETGWMHNRLRMITAMFLTKHLFIDWRWGERYFMEQLVDGDLASNNGGWQWSASTGVDAVPYFRIFNPTRQSQRFDKNGDFIRYYVPELEGLDDKSIHQPTRQQAEYAGYPTPIVDHSASVAQTKLWFKQLSEPVSDLFRDEELFRA; encoded by the coding sequence ATGCACAACCTTGTTTGGTTTAGAAGTGATCTAAGAGTATATGACAACCCGGCATTGACTGCCGCGATGTCACGAGGGAGCGTTGTTGCTGTCTACCTTTTGGCGCAAGACCAATGGGATCAACATTCGGTTTCACCCGCCAAGCGGTCACTGATTGTTAACCAGCTGAAAGCATTGGCTGATGACCTGGCTGAGCTGAATGTACCGTTAAAAGTGGTCGACTGCGGATCATTTGCAGAGTTTTCAGGTGTGCTGAGTGAACAGGCATGCACACTCGGGGTTGAAGCGGTCTACTTTAACAATGAGTATGAAGTTAACGAGAAACAGTGCGCGGCAGAGGTCACCGACAAGCTGGCTTCAATTAACGTTAAGACGTTTGATTTTCACGATAGCTGCATGATCCAACCGGGAAAAATAAGAACCCAGCAAGGGGAGTGTTATAAGGTTTATTCTGCATTTAAACGAGCCTTTATTGCACGACACACCTATGAAGCGCGGCCGATCTTAAACCGGCCCAAGAAACAAGACTATATCGATATTATTACCGACTTGGCCGCCTTGAACGAAGTTGACGTAGACTCGAAGTGGAGTGAACTCTGGCCCGCCGGGGAAGACTACGCACATGACCGGCTAAATCGTTTTGTTGAACATTCTATCAGGCAATATGACCGTCAGCGGGACATTCCATCAATAGAAGGCACGAGCCAACTGTCACCTTATTTGGCGGTAGGGGCCATCACGACTACCCAATGTATGCAGGCTGCTCTGAGCTTAAACGAAGGCAAGCTTGATGATGGCCAACCCGGCGTTTCGGCTTGGATTAACGAGTTAATTTGGCGCGAGTTTTATCGACACCTGTTGGATGAATACCCTCATCTATGCAAGTTTAAGCCGTTTAAGGAGGAGACCGACCGACTGCCATGGAAGCACGATACAGCACTATTCAAAGCATGGGTTGATGGACAGACCGGATACCCTATTGTCGATGCGGCAATGAGGCAGCTAGCTGAAACGGGGTGGATGCACAACCGTCTTCGTATGATCACGGCAATGTTCCTGACCAAACATCTATTTATCGATTGGCGGTGGGGCGAGCGCTACTTTATGGAGCAGCTGGTTGATGGGGATCTTGCATCGAATAACGGTGGCTGGCAATGGAGTGCCTCGACAGGCGTCGATGCCGTGCCATATTTCAGAATTTTTAATCCAACCCGTCAGTCGCAACGGTTTGATAAAAACGGTGACTTTATTCGTTACTACGTCCCTGAACTGGAAGGGCTGGACGATAAATCTATCCATCAGCCTACTCGTCAACAAGCTGAGTATGCAGGCTACCCAACCCCTATTGTTGATCACTCAGCCTCGGTTGCACAAACTAAATTGTGGTTTAAACAGCTATCTGAGCCGGTCTCTGATCTGTTCCGCGATGAGGAGCTTTTTCGCGCATGA